The following DNA comes from Mucilaginibacter jinjuensis.
GGGCAGGGCATTAAGCTGTAGTTCTGCGCCCTTGCTGTTCATCCTGCCTGCGCTTTTAGTAACGGTTATGGCATCAGGCAAAATAAGCGTGGGCACCTGTGCATTATTTACGTGGATATAAAACACATCGGCATTTAAGCGCAGTTTGTTATTGAAGAAATTATTTTTCGAACCAATTTCAAAGTTATTGCTATACTCCGGGTTAAATGTATAAAGCGGTGGCTGTGATGGATCTGACGATAACTCTGTTATGCCACCAGCCCTGAAACCACGGCTGTAACCCCCATATAAATTATTATTGGCCGAAAGGTGATAATCGATATTAAGCTTTGGTGAGAAAGCCTTAAAATTAGCCTTGGCCGATGTATCTGCCTGGGTTACGATGGCGGGTTGCCCATCGGGCTGGTATTCTCCAATTACGTTTTCTTTCTTATGTTCGTAATCATACCTTAAACCTGCTGTAATATCCAGATGATGAGTGATGGTATAAGTAGCCTGTCCGTAAGCTGCCAGGCCAAGGTCACGGTCGGTATTGGTGTTGATGCTGGTAAAATCTGACACCGGCGAACCCAAGGCTGCGGCATCCGCACCGTAATGTGTGCCTTGTTTATTTGGTGCATAATGGTAAAAGCCATACAAGCCGCCAGTCCATTTTAATTTAGAGGCTGAGGCCGGGGAGGTGAAACGAAATTCCTGGATGCCGGTTTTTACCTTATTCCAGCCGTCGCCATAATTATTTACGATAGACACGGCATCAAGCGGCGAAAAATCGCCGTCGATTGGTGTGGTATAATAGCGGTTGTTTACCTGGTACGACGATAGGGATGTGAAATTGAAACTTCGGCCCGTATAGTTAACAGCTAAAGATGAATAGAAGGTATTATCAATCATTTTGGTTGTCGCATCTTGATCCACATGGTATGGCTTACTCAACGCATCTGCTGATGAGCCCGCCAGCGGGAAAGCGCCATTGTTGCGGTTGTTATAATTCTTAACGTTCAGGTTAAAATTAAGCTTTGAATTAGCCAGAAACTTAAGCGAGTAATTACCGAGAAAGAAATGCTGCTTATCGAAATGGCTATTATTATAAGTATTGGTGTAAAAACCGTTGAAGCCCGAATAAACTCCGGCAATGCCGAGGTATAGTTTATCTTTTATTAAAGGCGCTTTAATGCCAAGTGTATAACGCTGCTGGCCGTAGTTGCCAAAATCAATCCCCGCAAAGCCGCTTAATGTATTAGAGGGTTGTTTGGTAATGATGTTAATTACACCGCCCGTTGCATTGCGGCCATAAAGTGTAGATTGCGGCCCGCTTAGAATTTCAATTCGTTCCACATCCAATAATTGCGGGATGTAAGTATCCAGGTTGTATTGATTTACGCCATCAACATAAGTAGCAACCGCCGGATCGTAAGAGGTGGTTACAATGCCTCTAATTCCGGTAACTGTACGGTTATCGCCCGGCCCGGCCGAGTATAGGTTAGGTGCAATGGCAGTTAGATCCTTTAAATCCCATAACCTGTAATTGGCAATTTGTCTGGCGTTGAGTGTAGTAATGGCGGTCGGTACAGTTTGCTGATCTTGTTCAGTTTTTTGTGCTGTTACTGTTACTTCATCCAATTGCTTGTTGGATGGATTAAGTTGGATATTGATTTGCTGATTTTGCCCGGTAATATTGATCTGCTGATTTTTATCGGCATAACCGATAGCGCTGATATTGAGTGTATACTTACCGGCAGTAATTTGTTTAAAATTGAATTGACCGTTTTTATCTGTGGCAGTATTGTAGTTGGTATTTAAGATTCGGACAGTGGCTCCGGTTATTGGATGATGTTGCGTATTGTAAACCGACCCCGATAGATTAACCGGTGTTTGGCTTTTAACAGAAAAAGATATGAAAAGGAACAGTAGAAAGGTAGAAATAATTTTCATGCTGCAATTATACAACAATACTATGTTGCGCAAAATGCAGGATTGGGTTTATCACGCTGTCGCAAGTTTAGCGTAGCGTAACTTGTGACTTATACTATTGTAAGCTTCCAGCTTACGCAAGGTGAAACCTTGCCATAGTTTGACCATTCCGATGATAATCGGGACGGTAGCTAAGGTTACTCCCCCCTTTAGGGGGCTGGGGCTACAAATGCGTATTGCTCCTAAACAACTTAATAGCAATAGCCAATAAAATTACCCCGAATGCTTTACGCAAAATATTTACCCCGGTTGGGCCGAGCAGTTTCTCCAGCCATTGCACGTTTTTTAGCACCAGGTAAACCACAATGGTGTTTACTACAATACCCACAACAATATTCTGGGTTTGGTATTGCGATTTAAGGGATAGCAGGGTTGTCATGGTGCCGGCACCTGCAATAAGCGGGAAGGCGATGGGTACGATAGAAACAGTGGTAGGCATTTCCTCTTTAAACAGGTTAATACCCATAATCATTTCCATGGCAATGATGAAGATCACCAACGAACCTGCAATGGCGAATGATGCAATATCGAGGCCAATTACCTTTAAGATAGCTTCGCCTGCGAACAGAAAACCAACCATTAATACCAATGCTGCAATACTTGCCCTTTCTGACTGGATATGCCCAACGCGGCTTCGCAGTTCGATGATAACGGGTATGGTCCCCAGCACATCAATGATGGCAAAAAGGATCATGGTTACAGATAGTATTTGGTTAAAGTCGAAATAGGTCACTCGATGCAGTTTTGTTGTTCTTTAGATTTCAACCTGAAAGTAAGCAAAAACCCGATTAAAATATAAAATGAAGCCAGAAAAAATACCGAATGTATAGAGATAGCACTGATCAGCCCTGCGCCAACAGGCCCAAGCGTTTGGCCAATAGAGGCGTACGATTGGTTAACGCCGAGTATTTCGCCCTGCTTACGCGGATCGTTATGGTCGGCAATAATGGCGTTGAGCATAGGGTTACGTAAACCATTAAACAAGCCATAAACAAACAGGCATACCGCAAAAAAGAAAAAAGTTTTGGTAAAGCCCGCCGCAAACATAGCCGCCATACACAACATGGTAGAGAGTAACAAGATCACCGATTTAGACGGGAATATTTTAGTAAATAGCGATACACACATCTGCATAATAATACCCGTTACCGCAAAGCCTGCATAAAATAAGCCGATGTTAGTAGGGCTTATCTTCAGCACATCAACACTAAAGGTTTGGAAACCGATGATCATGGTAAACTGCGCCATCGTTAAAAAGAAACCGGTTAATACCGCAGTGCCGATAACAGGCTTTTTCATGACGGTGGCTAAAGAGGCAAATGTAAATTTGCTTTTTGCACCCTTTACACGCTTATCTTTAGTATAGGTCTCCTTTAACAGAAATACGGTTGCCAATGTACCCAGCAAAGCAATCCCCGCGGCAAAATAAAACGGAAACTGCATGCCAAACCTGCTGAGCAAACCACCAAGCGCAGGCCCGCATATAAAGCCAAAACCAAATGCCGAGCTAAGGTAGCCGAACTTCTTCGCCCTGTCTTTAGGCGTAGCCGTATCAGATATCATGGCTTGAGCTACCGAGATATTGCCGCCTGTAATACCATCCAGTATGCGCGCGGCAAAAAGCATCACTATGCTATGAGCTGTGGCAAATAGGAGGAAGGAGAGGCAAGTGCCGGCCAGACTGATAGCCAATACCGGCTTTCGTCCCCATTTATCTGAGATTGCACCTAAAAGCGGCGTAGCAAAAAACTGTGCAATAGAAAAAGATGCCGTGAGGTAACCCACCGTTTGCTGATTAATGCCAAAGGTTTTACCATACGAATAAATTAACGGAACAATGATGCCGAAGCCCAGCGAGTTAATTACGCAAACACAGATCAGTACCCACAGATTTTTATCGGCCTTCATTTAAAATTATTGGGATTATTGTTGATAAAGCTCTGGTTTTAATCTGTTGGCTAAGTAGCCGGTTGCAAGGTCGGGGTTTATTTCGGCTACCAGTACACCCGCTTCGCCGTAAGGTTGGTGGGCTATGTATTTACCATCAGGCGCAATTAATGAGGTAGCCGATTCCGGGAACTCTGTCGCGTTGTTTACGCTGGCAAAATAAATAGTGTTCTCTATCGAACGCATCATCATGGCTTTTTCATAGTAAGGGTTATCAGGATGTCCCCATACAACGGGTTTAGTGCCCTGCTTATTGCTGCCTGCAAAATGCGGGTGGAAAACTATTTTGGCACCACGCCTTGCCAGTTGCCTCACAGATTCGGGGTAACGAAAACCTTCGTGGCAAATTACAATGCCAAATTTTACGCCTTGTACCTCAAATATATGTCGTTCCGTACCCGGTGTCCAATGATTATCTTCTGATGGATCAAGCTGATTTTTGGTTTGATAACCCATTACTGAGCCCTTATCAGAAATTACGAAAGCAACATTGAGGAAGCCCATATCGTACCAATCCATCGGTAGTATAAGCGTTATACGATGCTGCTTTGCAATTTTACAAGCCTGCTTCAGAGCCATTGTAAGTTCTTCTTGAGAAGGCTGCTCTACCTCAAATTCAGCGAGAGGGTAACCTGGGATGTACGATTCCGGGAAGCAGATAATGGCTGCTCCTTTTTCGGCTGCTTCTTTGGCCAGTTTATCTACCCAGAATAAACCATCGTTAATTGATTTTGGAAATGGGGGCGAGGTTAAAGCTATTTTCATTTGGAATGATAACAGGTGATAATTCTTAGGCAATATCAACAAAAAAAGGTTCTGCTTGCACAGAACCTTCTTCAATAATGTCACAAAAATGTGTTATTCTACATATTTTGGATTTGGCGGATCATTAGGGATCTCGTCAATACCATGGCGAACTTTAGAGTTTTTAATACTGTAAGTAAAGTAAACAATAAAGCCGATAATTAACCATACAATTAAACGTGCCCAGTTTTCCCAGCCTTCACTCGCAATCATAAACAAACAAACTATTGCACCCAGAGGGCATACAATGTAATATAAAGGCGTTTTGAAAGGGCGGTTAATGTTAGGGTCTGTTTTACGCAAAATAAAGATACCCACGCAAACCAATACGAAAGCAAACAGGGTACCGATACTTACCATATCGCCCACAATGCTATCTGGTACAAAGCCCGCAAAAATAGATACGAAACCAAAGAACAACCATTGTGATTTGTATGGGGTACGGAATTTTGGGTGCAGCTTAGAAAATACGCCCGGTACTAAACCATCAGTACTCATGGTGTAAAATACACGGGTTTGGCCCATTAACATCACCAGGATCACAGATGAGAAACCTGCCAGAATTGCCACGGTAACCAGTTTAGCCAGCCACTCGAAACCCGGCATGTGATGGCGGATTGCATAAGAAACCGAAGCCTCGCTGCCTTGTGTTAAAAACTCTTTGTATGAAGCAATACCGGTTAATACGTGCGAGAACAGGATGTATAAAGCAGTACAGATAACCAACGAAATTAAGATACCCATTGGCATATCTTTTTGTGGGTTTTTAGCTTCCTGCGCAGCTGTTGATACGGCATCGAAACCAATAAAGGCAAAGAATACGATACTTGCACCGCGTAAAACCCCAAACCAGCCGTGGTTGCCCGAATCGGCGTAGTTGTGCATTACACCGGTGTTTAATTTAATGCTTCCGGCATCAGCAGGGATCATGTAAGGTGTGTGATTTAACGGGTTAATAAACTGCCAGCCGAAACCGATGATCAGTAATACAATAGCTACTTTTACCAATACGATAATGTTATTTACCGCTGCAGATTCTGCAGTACCGCGGATCAGCAATAAGGTAAGTAAAAAGATGATCAAGATAGCCGGTAAGTTAACCAGGCCGTGAACTCCCGCATCAGATACCTGGAAAGGCGAGTGGCTCCACTCGTAAGGTATGGAGAGCCCAAAGAAGGTCTGGAGTAAATCATTGAGGTATTGCGACCAGCCAATGGCCACGGTAGCCGCGCCCAGGGCGTATTCGAGTACTAAATCCCAGCCAATTATCCAGGCAATAAATTCGCCCATAGTGGCATAAGAGTAGGTGTAAGCACTACCGGCAATAGGTATCATACTGGCAAATTCGGCATAGCATAAACCGGCCAGGGCGCACCCTACGGCAGCAATTATAAAAGATATAGTAACCGCAGGGCCTGCGTTACCACCAGCAGCAGCAGCTGTACGTACAAATAAGCCTGCACCAATAATAGCACCTATACCCAATGCAATTAATGCAGTTGGCCCAAGGGTGCGTTTTAAGGTCTTCTCCGATTCGGCTGACGCAGCCAACAACGACTGAATGGACTTCTTAATAAATAAACTCATTGTTTTTGTTCAGTTGTAAGGATTTAATCATGTTTAGCAGTCCCAAACGTACTTAATTTTCTCCAAAAACGGAAAGGGGTGCTTGTAACA
Coding sequences within:
- a CDS encoding TonB-dependent receptor, translating into MKIISTFLLFLFISFSVKSQTPVNLSGSVYNTQHHPITGATVRILNTNYNTATDKNGQFNFKQITAGKYTLNISAIGYADKNQQINITGQNQQINIQLNPSNKQLDEVTVTAQKTEQDQQTVPTAITTLNARQIANYRLWDLKDLTAIAPNLYSAGPGDNRTVTGIRGIVTTSYDPAVATYVDGVNQYNLDTYIPQLLDVERIEILSGPQSTLYGRNATGGVINIITKQPSNTLSGFAGIDFGNYGQQRYTLGIKAPLIKDKLYLGIAGVYSGFNGFYTNTYNNSHFDKQHFFLGNYSLKFLANSKLNFNLNVKNYNNRNNGAFPLAGSSADALSKPYHVDQDATTKMIDNTFYSSLAVNYTGRSFNFTSLSSYQVNNRYYTTPIDGDFSPLDAVSIVNNYGDGWNKVKTGIQEFRFTSPASASKLKWTGGLYGFYHYAPNKQGTHYGADAAALGSPVSDFTSINTNTDRDLGLAAYGQATYTITHHLDITAGLRYDYEHKKENVIGEYQPDGQPAIVTQADTSAKANFKAFSPKLNIDYHLSANNNLYGGYSRGFRAGGITELSSDPSQPPLYTFNPEYSNNFEIGSKNNFFNNKLRLNADVFYIHVNNAQVPTLILPDAITVTKSAGRMNSKGAELQLNALPIKWLSVDYSFGYTHARYTDLVVGNNGVAVDLKGNHQIFTPDVTSMLAVQYNYELEGTQSARLTARGEWRYLGDQYFDLANQIEQKAYSKFNARLGLETKRFGLFLWERNIANKKVIDYAYDFGASHLANPRTYGVSLSTTF
- a CDS encoding MarC family protein, coding for MILFAIIDVLGTIPVIIELRSRVGHIQSERASIAALVLMVGFLFAGEAILKVIGLDIASFAIAGSLVIFIIAMEMIMGINLFKEEMPTTVSIVPIAFPLIAGAGTMTTLLSLKSQYQTQNIVVGIVVNTIVVYLVLKNVQWLEKLLGPTGVNILRKAFGVILLAIAIKLFRSNTHL
- a CDS encoding MFS transporter, translated to MKADKNLWVLICVCVINSLGFGIIVPLIYSYGKTFGINQQTVGYLTASFSIAQFFATPLLGAISDKWGRKPVLAISLAGTCLSFLLFATAHSIVMLFAARILDGITGGNISVAQAMISDTATPKDRAKKFGYLSSAFGFGFICGPALGGLLSRFGMQFPFYFAAGIALLGTLATVFLLKETYTKDKRVKGAKSKFTFASLATVMKKPVIGTAVLTGFFLTMAQFTMIIGFQTFSVDVLKISPTNIGLFYAGFAVTGIIMQMCVSLFTKIFPSKSVILLLSTMLCMAAMFAAGFTKTFFFFAVCLFVYGLFNGLRNPMLNAIIADHNDPRKQGEILGVNQSYASIGQTLGPVGAGLISAISIHSVFFLASFYILIGFLLTFRLKSKEQQNCIE
- a CDS encoding carbon-nitrogen hydrolase family protein, producing the protein MKIALTSPPFPKSINDGLFWVDKLAKEAAEKGAAIICFPESYIPGYPLAEFEVEQPSQEELTMALKQACKIAKQHRITLILPMDWYDMGFLNVAFVISDKGSVMGYQTKNQLDPSEDNHWTPGTERHIFEVQGVKFGIVICHEGFRYPESVRQLARRGAKIVFHPHFAGSNKQGTKPVVWGHPDNPYYEKAMMMRSIENTIYFASVNNATEFPESATSLIAPDGKYIAHQPYGEAGVLVAEINPDLATGYLANRLKPELYQQ
- a CDS encoding amino acid permease; translation: MSLFIKKSIQSLLAASAESEKTLKRTLGPTALIALGIGAIIGAGLFVRTAAAAGGNAGPAVTISFIIAAVGCALAGLCYAEFASMIPIAGSAYTYSYATMGEFIAWIIGWDLVLEYALGAATVAIGWSQYLNDLLQTFFGLSIPYEWSHSPFQVSDAGVHGLVNLPAILIIFLLTLLLIRGTAESAAVNNIIVLVKVAIVLLIIGFGWQFINPLNHTPYMIPADAGSIKLNTGVMHNYADSGNHGWFGVLRGASIVFFAFIGFDAVSTAAQEAKNPQKDMPMGILISLVICTALYILFSHVLTGIASYKEFLTQGSEASVSYAIRHHMPGFEWLAKLVTVAILAGFSSVILVMLMGQTRVFYTMSTDGLVPGVFSKLHPKFRTPYKSQWLFFGFVSIFAGFVPDSIVGDMVSIGTLFAFVLVCVGIFILRKTDPNINRPFKTPLYYIVCPLGAIVCLFMIASEGWENWARLIVWLIIGFIVYFTYSIKNSKVRHGIDEIPNDPPNPKYVE